A window of Pseudomonas monteilii contains these coding sequences:
- a CDS encoding chromosome segregation protein SMC → MRLKCIRLAGFKSFVDPTTVNFPSNMAAVVGPNGCGKSNIIDAVRWVMGESSAKNLRGESMTDVIFNGSTSRKPVSQASIELVFDNSDNTLVGEYAAYAEISIRRKVTRDAQNTYYLNGTKCRRRDITDIFLGTGLGPRSYSIIEQGMISKLIEAKPEELRNFIEEAAGISKYKERRRETENRIRRTQENLARLTDLREELERQLERLHRQAQAAEKYKDYKARERQLKASLSALRWSALDARVRQREAVIVDQEVAFEALVAEQRNADASIERLRDGHHELSERFNQVQARFYSVAGDIARVEQSIQHGQQRLRQLQDDLKEAERTRLETESHLGNDRALLASLAEELEMLEPERELTLAAAEESAATLDEAEQGMQGWQEQWDDFTARSAEPRRQAEVQQSRLQQLEAGLERLAERQRKLGEERDQLSVDPDDAALLELAEQLAAGEASIDGLQLAEQEALEQLEHAREHWRDGNERRQQLQGELQRLGGRVASLEALQQAALEPGAGTAQWLQQAGLAQRPRVANRLRVEPGWELAVETVLGADLQAVLVDDFADFDYARLEQGELRLLSTEAAAPRQAGSLLDKVESAVDLSAWLGQVRPVDSLEQALAQRAGLAPGESLVSRDGYWVGRQFLRVSRGDDAQGGVLARGQELERLLAQQAEQQAELDQLEERLQALGERQREQEAQREQLRRRHQDESRQLGETKARLSAVRARAEQVALRRQRLQEELTELQEQRALEHEQLSEARLLLQDALEHMAQDTDQREQLLARRDGLRETLDRVRQEARHHKDHAHQLAVRVGSLRAQHDSTRQALERLEQQAVRLVERQEQLSLNLEEGEAPLDELRLKLEELLEQRMGVDEEMRQARLHLEDADRQLRDAEKRRTQAEQQAHLLRGQLEQMRLESQGLDVRRKTLQEQLLADGYDLQGVLDTLDEQASEEATEQELEQLDARIQRLGAINLAAIDEYQQQSERKRYLDAQDADLVEALDTLENVIRKIDKETRNRFKDTFDLINAGLQALFPKVFGGGSAYLELTGEDLLDTGVTIMARPPGKKNSTIHLLSGGEKALTALALVFAIFKLNPAPFCMLDEVDAPLDDANVGRYARLVKEMSETVQFIYITHNKIAMEKADQLMGVTMHEPGCSRLVAVDVEAAMALVDS, encoded by the coding sequence ATGCGCCTGAAATGCATTCGCCTGGCCGGCTTCAAGTCCTTTGTCGACCCGACCACGGTCAACTTCCCCAGCAACATGGCCGCCGTGGTCGGGCCCAACGGCTGCGGCAAGTCCAACATCATCGACGCCGTACGCTGGGTGATGGGCGAAAGCTCGGCGAAGAACCTGCGCGGCGAGTCGATGACCGACGTCATCTTCAACGGCTCGACCAGCCGCAAGCCGGTCAGCCAGGCGAGCATCGAGCTGGTGTTCGACAACAGCGACAACACCCTGGTGGGCGAATACGCGGCCTACGCCGAGATCTCCATCCGCCGCAAGGTCACCCGCGACGCACAAAACACCTACTACCTCAACGGCACGAAGTGCCGGCGCCGGGACATCACCGACATCTTCCTCGGCACGGGCCTGGGGCCGCGCAGCTACTCGATCATCGAGCAAGGGATGATCTCCAAGCTGATCGAGGCCAAGCCCGAGGAGCTGCGCAACTTCATCGAGGAAGCCGCCGGCATCTCCAAGTACAAGGAGCGCCGCCGCGAGACCGAGAACCGCATCCGCCGGACCCAGGAGAACCTGGCGCGCCTGACCGACCTGCGCGAAGAGCTGGAGCGCCAGCTCGAACGCCTGCACCGTCAGGCCCAGGCCGCCGAGAAGTACAAGGATTACAAGGCGCGCGAGCGCCAGCTCAAGGCCAGCTTGTCGGCCTTGCGCTGGAGCGCCCTGGACGCACGGGTGCGCCAGCGCGAGGCAGTGATCGTCGACCAGGAGGTGGCCTTCGAGGCGCTGGTGGCCGAGCAGCGTAATGCCGATGCCAGCATCGAGCGGCTGCGTGACGGCCACCACGAGCTGTCGGAGCGCTTCAACCAGGTGCAGGCACGTTTCTACTCGGTGGCAGGCGACATCGCCCGGGTCGAACAGAGCATCCAGCACGGGCAGCAGCGCCTGCGGCAGTTGCAGGACGACCTCAAGGAAGCCGAGCGCACGCGCCTGGAAACCGAGTCGCACCTGGGCAACGACCGCGCCTTGCTGGCCAGCCTGGCCGAAGAACTGGAGATGCTCGAGCCGGAGCGCGAACTGACCTTGGCGGCGGCCGAGGAGAGTGCGGCCACCTTGGACGAGGCCGAGCAGGGCATGCAAGGCTGGCAGGAACAGTGGGACGATTTCACCGCCCGCTCGGCCGAGCCCCGCCGGCAGGCCGAAGTGCAGCAGTCACGCCTGCAACAGCTTGAAGCAGGGCTCGAACGCCTCGCCGAACGCCAGCGCAAGCTGGGCGAGGAACGCGACCAGCTGAGCGTCGATCCGGACGACGCCGCCCTGCTCGAGCTGGCCGAGCAGCTGGCCGCCGGTGAAGCGTCGATCGACGGCTTGCAGCTGGCCGAGCAGGAAGCGCTCGAGCAGCTCGAGCACGCCCGTGAGCACTGGCGTGACGGCAACGAGCGTCGTCAGCAACTGCAAGGCGAGCTGCAACGCCTCGGCGGCCGGGTGGCCTCCCTGGAAGCCTTGCAGCAGGCCGCGCTGGAGCCGGGTGCTGGGACTGCACAGTGGTTGCAGCAGGCCGGGCTGGCGCAGCGGCCGCGGGTGGCGAACCGCCTGCGTGTCGAGCCTGGCTGGGAGCTGGCGGTGGAAACCGTGCTGGGCGCCGACCTGCAAGCGGTGCTGGTGGATGACTTCGCCGACTTCGACTATGCCCGCCTGGAGCAGGGTGAGTTGCGCCTGTTGTCGACCGAGGCCGCGGCGCCGAGGCAGGCCGGTAGCCTGCTCGACAAGGTCGAGAGCGCGGTGGACTTGTCTGCCTGGTTGGGCCAGGTGCGCCCCGTGGACAGCCTGGAGCAGGCGCTGGCCCAGCGCGCGGGCCTGGCCCCGGGCGAAAGCCTGGTCAGTCGCGATGGCTACTGGGTCGGCCGGCAGTTCCTGCGTGTCAGCCGGGGCGACGATGCCCAGGGCGGCGTGCTGGCGCGAGGCCAGGAACTCGAACGCCTGCTCGCTCAGCAAGCAGAGCAACAGGCCGAGCTCGACCAGCTCGAGGAACGCCTGCAGGCGCTGGGTGAGCGGCAGCGCGAGCAGGAAGCGCAACGCGAGCAGCTGCGTCGGCGCCATCAGGACGAAAGCCGTCAGCTGGGCGAGACCAAGGCGCGGCTGTCCGCCGTGCGCGCCCGTGCCGAGCAGGTGGCGCTGCGACGCCAGCGCTTGCAGGAAGAGTTGACCGAGCTGCAAGAGCAGCGCGCCCTGGAGCACGAGCAGTTGAGCGAAGCCCGGCTGCTGCTGCAGGACGCCCTGGAACACATGGCCCAGGACACCGATCAGCGCGAGCAACTGTTGGCGCGCCGCGACGGTCTGCGCGAAACCCTCGACCGCGTCCGCCAGGAGGCCCGTCATCACAAGGACCATGCGCACCAGCTCGCCGTGCGCGTGGGCTCGCTGCGGGCCCAGCATGATTCCACCCGCCAGGCCCTGGAACGCCTGGAGCAACAGGCCGTGCGCCTGGTCGAGCGACAGGAGCAACTGAGCCTCAACCTGGAAGAAGGCGAAGCGCCGCTGGACGAGCTGCGCCTGAAGCTCGAAGAGCTGCTCGAGCAACGCATGGGCGTGGACGAGGAGATGCGCCAGGCGCGCCTGCACCTGGAGGACGCCGACCGCCAGTTGCGCGACGCCGAGAAGCGCCGCACCCAGGCCGAACAGCAGGCGCACCTGCTGCGCGGCCAGCTCGAGCAGATGCGCCTGGAGAGCCAGGGGCTGGACGTGCGCCGCAAGACCTTGCAGGAGCAACTGCTGGCCGATGGCTACGACCTGCAGGGGGTGCTGGACACCCTCGACGAGCAGGCCAGCGAAGAGGCCACCGAGCAGGAGCTCGAACAGCTCGATGCACGCATCCAGCGCCTGGGCGCGATCAACCTGGCGGCCATCGACGAGTACCAGCAGCAGTCCGAGCGCAAGCGCTACCTCGACGCCCAGGACGCCGACCTGGTCGAGGCGCTCGACACGCTGGAAAACGTCATTCGCAAGATCGACAAGGAAACCCGCAATCGCTTCAAGGATACCTTTGATCTGATAAATGCAGGTTTACAGGCACTTTTTCCAAAAGTTTTCGGTGGCGGCAGCGCTTATCTGGAACTGACGGGCGAAGATCTACTCGATACTGGGGTGACGATCATGGCGCGTCCGCCGGGCAAGAAGAACAGCACCATCCATCTGCTGTCCGGTGGCGAGAAAGCCCTGACCGCGCTGGCACTGGTTTTCGCCATCTTCAAGCTCAATCCGGCGCCGTTCTGCATGCTCGACGAGGTCGATGCACCGCTGGACGATGCCAACGTGGGACGTTACGCCCGGCTGGTGAAGGAGATGAGCGAAACCGTGCAGTTCATCTACATCACCCACAACAAGATCGCCATGGAAAAGGCCGATCAGCTGATGGGGGTGACCATGCACGAGCCGGGCTGTTCGCGGCTGGTGGCGGTCGACGTGGAAGCGGCGATGGCCCTGGTGGACAGCTGA
- a CDS encoding GntR family transcriptional regulator, translating to MTFKAPDSLCEQIARHLAERIIRGELAPGERIQEQKVTQALNVSRGSVREALLILERRHLVAILPRRGAHVTVLDAHSVRSLCHMMSELYILLGNAVAARWRTDSDLLPFLAVQQRLVQACARGDIEAFVADSFAVMRTAYPFADNLYLQETAENLQPAMSRAYHLALAQRQASMADFVQLFDDLLDAVLRRDTARIREVLVTYCTRSGDLVIAALAAG from the coding sequence ATGACGTTCAAGGCGCCGGACAGCCTCTGCGAACAGATCGCCCGCCACCTGGCCGAACGGATCATCCGTGGCGAACTCGCGCCTGGCGAGCGCATCCAGGAACAGAAGGTCACCCAGGCCCTGAACGTCAGCCGTGGCTCGGTGCGCGAGGCGCTGCTGATCCTCGAGCGGCGGCACCTGGTGGCCATCCTGCCGCGTCGCGGCGCCCATGTGACCGTGCTGGACGCCCACAGCGTGCGCAGCCTGTGCCACATGATGAGTGAGCTGTACATCCTGCTGGGCAACGCCGTGGCCGCCCGCTGGCGCACCGACAGCGACCTGCTGCCGTTCCTGGCGGTCCAGCAACGGCTGGTGCAGGCGTGCGCCCGTGGCGACATCGAGGCGTTCGTCGCCGACAGTTTCGCGGTGATGCGCACGGCCTATCCGTTCGCCGACAACCTCTACCTGCAAGAGACCGCCGAGAACCTGCAGCCGGCCATGAGCCGCGCCTACCACCTGGCGCTCGCGCAGCGCCAGGCGAGCATGGCCGATTTCGTCCAGCTGTTCGACGATCTGCTCGATGCCGTGCTGCGACGTGACACGGCGCGTATCCGCGAGGTGCTGGTGACCTACTGCACGCGCAGTGGCGACCTGGTCATCGCTGCCCTGGCTGCGGGTTGA
- a CDS encoding guanine deaminase (Catalyzes the deamination of guanine) — MSTPRTAYRAAILYSLADPSEVGLDASYAYFDDGLLVVDDGRITAVGPATELLPTLAPDTEVVTYTDALITPGFIDTHIHFPQTGMIGSYGEQLLDWLETYTFPCERQFADKAHADEVAKRFLGELLRNGTTTALVFGSVHPESVDALFEEAERLDLRLIAGKVMMDRNAPDYLTDTADSSYRDSKALIERWHGKGRLHYAVTPRFAPTSTPEQLAAAGCLLEEHPGVYLHTHLSENLKEIDWVKALYPERNGYLDVYDHYRLLGERSVFAHGVHLCDAECQRLAETGSAVAFCPTSNLFLGSGLFNLPQAERFGVRVGLGTDVGAGTSFSLLATLNEAYKVMQLQDVRLHPFKSLYLATLGGARALRLEERIGSLAPGHDADFVVLDYKATPLLDYRLQQSRSIEETLFVLTTLGDDRVVRETYAAGRCVHRR, encoded by the coding sequence ATGAGCACACCCCGCACCGCCTACCGCGCCGCCATTCTCTACAGCCTGGCCGACCCCAGCGAGGTCGGCCTGGACGCGTCCTACGCCTATTTCGACGATGGCCTGCTGGTGGTCGACGACGGCCGGATCACCGCTGTCGGCCCAGCGACCGAGCTGTTGCCGACCCTGGCACCGGACACCGAGGTGGTCACCTACACCGACGCCCTGATCACCCCCGGCTTCATCGACACCCATATTCACTTCCCACAGACCGGCATGATCGGTTCCTACGGTGAACAGCTGCTCGACTGGCTCGAGACCTACACCTTCCCTTGCGAGCGGCAGTTCGCCGACAAGGCCCACGCCGACGAGGTGGCCAAGCGGTTCCTCGGCGAGCTGCTGCGCAACGGCACCACCACGGCCCTGGTGTTCGGCAGCGTGCACCCTGAGTCGGTGGACGCCCTGTTCGAGGAGGCCGAACGCCTCGACCTGCGGCTGATCGCCGGCAAGGTGATGATGGACCGCAACGCCCCGGACTACCTGACCGACACGGCCGACAGCAGCTACCGGGACAGCAAGGCGCTGATCGAGCGCTGGCACGGCAAGGGCCGCCTGCACTACGCCGTGACGCCCCGCTTTGCCCCCACCAGCACGCCGGAGCAACTGGCCGCCGCTGGCTGCTTGCTCGAGGAACACCCTGGGGTTTACCTGCACACGCACCTGTCCGAGAACCTCAAGGAGATCGACTGGGTCAAGGCGCTGTACCCCGAGCGCAACGGCTACCTGGATGTCTACGACCATTACCGCCTGCTGGGCGAGCGCTCGGTGTTCGCCCACGGCGTGCACCTGTGCGACGCCGAATGCCAGCGCCTGGCGGAAACCGGCTCGGCCGTGGCCTTCTGCCCGACCTCGAACCTGTTCCTCGGCAGCGGCCTGTTCAACCTGCCCCAGGCCGAGCGTTTCGGCGTGCGCGTGGGGTTGGGCACCGACGTGGGCGCCGGCACCAGCTTCTCGCTGCTGGCGACCCTCAACGAAGCCTACAAGGTGATGCAGCTGCAGGACGTGCGCCTGCACCCGTTCAAGTCGCTGTACCTGGCGACCCTCGGAGGCGCCCGCGCCCTGCGTCTGGAAGAGCGCATCGGCAGCCTGGCGCCGGGCCACGACGCGGACTTCGTGGTGCTGGACTACAAGGCCACGCCGCTGCTCGACTACCGCCTGCAACAGTCGCGCAGCATCGAGGAAACGCTGTTCGTGCTGACGACGCTGGGGGATGACCGGGTGGTGCGGGAGACCTATGCCGCCGGGCGGTGCGTGCATCGCCGGTAA
- a CDS encoding hydroxypyruvate isomerase, with product MRIAANLTLLFTEVDFLSRFEAAAQAGFDGVECQFPYAFDAEQIRERLDRQGLPMVLFNLPAGDWARGERGIACHPDRIEEFRAGVHTAIAYAKVLGTKQVNCLAGIRPANLDDALVQRTFIDNLRYAADALQHAGITLLMEMINTRDVPGFYLDHTAQALAIQAEVGSANLLLQYDLYHMQIMEGDLAHTLQTHLSRIGHVQLADTPGRHEPGTGEINHRFLFEHLERIGYQGWIGAEYQPRRHTHEGLGWLATARTCV from the coding sequence ATGCGCATCGCCGCCAACTTGACGTTACTGTTCACCGAAGTGGACTTCCTGTCTCGCTTCGAAGCCGCCGCCCAGGCCGGGTTCGACGGTGTCGAATGCCAGTTCCCGTATGCTTTCGACGCCGAGCAGATACGTGAACGGCTGGACCGTCAGGGTCTGCCCATGGTGCTGTTCAACCTGCCGGCAGGGGATTGGGCGCGTGGCGAACGGGGCATTGCCTGTCACCCGGACCGCATCGAAGAGTTCCGCGCCGGGGTGCACACGGCCATCGCCTACGCCAAGGTGCTAGGGACCAAGCAGGTCAACTGCCTGGCAGGGATACGACCAGCCAACCTGGACGATGCGCTGGTGCAGCGTACCTTCATCGACAACCTGCGCTATGCGGCGGATGCGTTACAGCACGCCGGAATCACCCTGCTGATGGAAATGATCAACACCCGTGATGTGCCAGGCTTCTACCTCGACCACACGGCCCAGGCCCTGGCGATCCAAGCCGAGGTCGGCAGTGCCAACCTGTTGTTGCAATACGACCTCTATCACATGCAGATCATGGAAGGTGACTTGGCCCACACCCTTCAGACTCACCTGAGTCGTATCGGCCACGTCCAGTTGGCCGACACGCCGGGACGTCACGAACCGGGTACAGGAGAGATCAATCATCGCTTTCTGTTCGAGCACCTGGAGCGGATCGGCTATCAAGGATGGATCGGCGCGGAGTACCAGCCACGAAGGCATACCCATGAGGGACTGGGATGGCTGGCCACCGCACGGACCTGCGTTTGA
- a CDS encoding ion transporter, with product MSPSLSLRERLYIVVFQNDNTAGRRFDKALLLLILASLVTVILDSIDSVHRNYAHVLAGIEWGFTTIFLLEYLTRLYCSPKPLRYAFSFYGLVDLLAIVPGIIALYYSDAQYLLIIRVIRMLRIFRILKLGPYLNQANYLLTALQGSKQKIIVFLVSVSTLVTVFGTLMYVIEGPEHGFTSIPKGIYWAIVTLTTVGFGDIVPTTPLGQVLSSLVMITGYSIIAVPTGIFTAELASAMRPGQLVHDCPSCAKPQHEHSAAFCARCGSALFRKTD from the coding sequence ATGTCCCCCTCACTCTCCTTGCGCGAACGCCTCTACATCGTCGTCTTCCAAAACGACAACACCGCCGGCCGCCGTTTCGACAAGGCCTTGCTGCTGCTCATCCTCGCCAGCCTGGTCACGGTCATCCTCGACAGCATCGACTCGGTGCACCGCAACTACGCCCATGTCCTGGCCGGCATCGAATGGGGCTTCACCACGATCTTCCTGCTCGAGTACCTGACGCGCCTGTACTGCTCGCCCAAGCCGTTGCGCTACGCCTTCAGCTTCTACGGCCTGGTCGACCTGCTGGCGATCGTGCCGGGGATCATCGCGCTGTACTACAGCGACGCGCAGTACCTGCTGATCATTCGCGTGATCCGCATGCTGCGGATCTTCCGGATCCTCAAGCTCGGCCCCTACCTCAACCAGGCCAACTACCTGCTGACCGCGCTGCAGGGCAGCAAGCAGAAAATCATCGTGTTCCTGGTCAGCGTCTCGACCCTGGTCACGGTATTCGGCACGCTGATGTACGTGATCGAAGGCCCGGAGCACGGGTTCACCAGCATTCCCAAGGGCATCTACTGGGCGATCGTGACGCTGACCACGGTGGGCTTCGGCGACATCGTGCCGACCACGCCGCTGGGCCAGGTGCTGTCGTCGCTGGTGATGATCACCGGTTACTCGATCATCGCCGTGCCCACCGGGATCTTCACCGCCGAGCTGGCCAGTGCCATGCGCCCAGGGCAACTGGTGCACGACTGCCCGAGCTGCGCCAAACCGCAGCACGAGCACAGCGCCGCCTTCTGCGCCCGCTGCGGCAGCGCGCTGTTTCGCAAGACCGACTAA
- a CDS encoding thiosulfate transporter subunit: MKRLFSASLLAAGLALGNLAQAAPTLLNVSYDVMRDFYKDYNPAFQKHWEAEHQEKANVQMSFGGSSKQARAVIDGLPADVITMNMATDINALVDHGKLIPDDWVTRLPNNSAPFTSATVFIVRKGNPKALKDWPDLLKDGVQVIVPNPKTSGNGRYTYLSAWGYVLKTGGDEAKARDFVGKLFKQAPVLDTGGRAATTTFMTNQIGDVLVTFENEAEMIAREFGRDQFEVVYPSVSAEAEPPVSVVDKVVDKKGTRAVAEEYLKYLWSPAAQEIAAQNYLRPRDATVLAKYTDRFPKVDFLSVEKTFGDWRTVQKTHFNDGGVFDQIYSGQ, translated from the coding sequence GTGAAAAGACTCTTCAGCGCATCGTTGCTGGCCGCCGGCCTCGCGCTCGGCAACCTGGCCCAGGCAGCCCCTACCCTGCTCAACGTCTCCTACGACGTGATGCGCGACTTCTACAAGGACTACAACCCAGCGTTCCAGAAGCACTGGGAGGCCGAGCACCAGGAGAAGGCCAACGTGCAGATGTCCTTCGGCGGCTCGAGCAAGCAGGCCCGCGCGGTCATCGACGGCCTGCCGGCGGACGTGATCACCATGAACATGGCCACCGACATCAATGCACTGGTCGACCATGGCAAGCTCATCCCGGACGACTGGGTGACCCGCCTGCCGAACAACAGCGCCCCGTTCACCTCGGCCACGGTGTTCATCGTGCGCAAGGGCAACCCCAAGGCGCTCAAGGACTGGCCGGACCTGCTCAAGGACGGCGTGCAGGTGATCGTGCCCAACCCCAAGACCTCGGGTAACGGTCGCTATACCTACCTGTCGGCCTGGGGCTACGTGCTCAAGACCGGTGGCGATGAAGCCAAGGCCCGGGATTTCGTCGGCAAGCTGTTCAAGCAGGCACCGGTGCTCGACACCGGCGGGCGCGCCGCCACCACCACCTTCATGACCAACCAGATCGGCGACGTGCTGGTGACCTTCGAGAACGAAGCCGAGATGATCGCCCGCGAGTTCGGCCGTGATCAGTTCGAAGTGGTCTACCCAAGCGTGTCCGCCGAAGCCGAGCCACCGGTAAGCGTGGTCGACAAGGTGGTGGACAAGAAAGGCACGCGGGCCGTGGCCGAGGAGTACCTGAAGTACCTGTGGTCGCCGGCCGCGCAGGAGATCGCCGCGCAGAACTACCTGCGCCCGCGTGATGCGACGGTGCTGGCCAAGTACACCGATCGCTTCCCGAAGGTGGACTTCCTGTCGGTGGAGAAGACCTTCGGTGACTGGCGCACGGTGCAGAAGACCCACTTCAACGATGGTGGGGTGTTCGACCAGATCTACAGTGGACAGTGA
- a CDS encoding mechanosensitive ion channel protein, whose protein sequence is MPRSFITLLFGLLLSTHLLAADPAPADAPAKAPAPVVQGGLLGALADGLDTAADDLDLDEHLVDAWRLRTDRAAKEVERLVDRHAGQDGLGLVGDFLLITLAWVVSFAVLTTVGRWLFHRSRRRTWLSRRPRIEGLLSYLLPFTLPALASLPLTLYASRYLDPSVARASGLSLAYATSSGLFSTSIVLCLIVLFDAGHKRAAVGVIRRLAPRPLFMIGFLAAWSDALTSPQIARQLGSNLTDSIAVCTGLVATVIFASLVIRLRRPVAHLIRNRDLKDRLQHRAVQETLRVFSNLWYLPILLMILVSAVHLIGAGEESQRALQNALLTTVLLVGTLFLSTVLQHLFTPRKTDLNQRARPYKELLRSLAHAVLRIAMAVTFIELLGRIWGVSVIDFALSNRLGRAISDSLSSIGLILLVTWLLWVVLDTAIQEALKPAVGRRASRQPSTRVRTILPMLRNAIKIILVVICTITTMANLGINVAPLLAGAGVVGLAIGFGSQQLVQDVITGLFILIEDTIAIGDWVVLDSGHAGTVESLTIRTLRLRDGKGFVHSVPFGQIKAVTNQSRQFAYAFFSVQFTYDSDVDKALELIHEVGQSISEDTLLKINLQGPLQVFGVDRMDLNGFVLTAQFRTISGGQYTVSRAFNERLKKRVDQTDDVSFAQLYPVPPALRAEAAQG, encoded by the coding sequence GTGCCGCGTTCATTCATCACCCTGTTGTTCGGTCTCTTGCTGAGCACGCACCTGCTGGCCGCCGACCCGGCACCGGCCGATGCCCCTGCCAAGGCGCCGGCACCCGTGGTCCAGGGTGGACTGCTCGGGGCACTGGCCGACGGGCTGGACACTGCCGCCGATGACCTGGACCTGGACGAGCACCTGGTAGACGCCTGGCGCCTGCGCACCGACCGGGCGGCCAAGGAAGTCGAACGCCTGGTGGACCGTCATGCCGGTCAAGACGGGCTGGGACTGGTTGGCGACTTCCTACTCATCACGCTGGCCTGGGTCGTCAGCTTCGCCGTGCTGACCACCGTGGGTCGCTGGCTCTTTCACCGTAGCCGCCGGCGCACCTGGCTGAGCAGGCGACCGCGCATCGAGGGGCTGCTCAGCTACCTGCTGCCCTTTACCCTGCCGGCGTTGGCCAGCCTGCCGCTGACGCTGTACGCCAGCCGCTACCTGGACCCTTCGGTCGCCCGCGCCTCGGGCCTGAGCCTGGCCTACGCCACCAGCAGCGGGCTGTTCTCCACTTCGATCGTGCTGTGCCTGATCGTGCTGTTCGATGCCGGTCACAAACGTGCCGCCGTGGGCGTGATCCGGCGCCTGGCACCGCGCCCACTGTTCATGATCGGCTTTCTGGCGGCCTGGAGCGACGCGCTGACCAGCCCGCAGATCGCTCGCCAGCTGGGCAGCAACCTCACCGACAGCATCGCCGTGTGCACGGGCCTGGTGGCCACGGTGATCTTCGCCAGCCTGGTGATTCGCCTGCGTCGCCCGGTGGCCCACCTGATCCGCAACCGTGACCTCAAAGACCGTCTGCAACACCGCGCCGTGCAGGAGACGCTGCGGGTGTTTTCCAACCTCTGGTACCTGCCGATCCTGCTGATGATCCTGGTGTCGGCGGTGCACCTGATCGGTGCCGGGGAAGAAAGCCAGCGCGCCCTGCAAAACGCCCTGCTGACCACGGTACTGCTGGTGGGCACGCTGTTTCTCAGCACGGTCCTGCAGCACCTGTTTACCCCCCGCAAAACCGACCTCAACCAGCGCGCACGGCCCTACAAGGAACTGCTGCGCAGCCTGGCTCACGCGGTGCTGAGAATCGCCATGGCGGTCACCTTCATCGAACTGCTCGGACGCATCTGGGGCGTTTCGGTCATCGATTTCGCGCTCAGCAACCGTCTGGGTCGGGCGATCAGCGATTCGTTGAGCAGCATCGGTCTGATCCTGCTGGTGACTTGGCTGCTCTGGGTGGTGCTCGACACGGCCATCCAGGAAGCGCTCAAACCGGCCGTAGGGCGCCGCGCCTCGCGCCAACCGAGCACGCGCGTGCGGACCATCCTGCCGATGCTGCGCAACGCCATCAAGATCATCCTGGTGGTGATCTGCACCATCACCACCATGGCCAACCTGGGCATCAACGTCGCCCCCTTGCTGGCCGGGGCCGGGGTGGTCGGCCTGGCCATCGGTTTCGGTTCGCAGCAGCTGGTGCAGGACGTGATCACCGGGCTGTTCATCCTGATCGAGGACACCATCGCCATCGGCGACTGGGTGGTGCTGGACTCCGGCCACGCCGGCACGGTCGAGAGCCTGACCATTCGCACGCTGCGTCTGCGCGACGGCAAGGGCTTCGTGCACTCGGTGCCGTTCGGTCAGATCAAGGCCGTCACCAACCAGTCGCGGCAGTTCGCCTATGCGTTCTTCTCGGTGCAGTTCACCTACGATAGCGACGTGGACAAGGCCCTGGAGCTGATTCACGAAGTGGGGCAGTCGATCAGCGAGGACACTTTGCTGAAGATCAATCTGCAGGGCCCGTTGCAGGTCTTCGGGGTGGACCGCATGGACCTCAACGGCTTCGTGCTGACCGCGCAATTCCGGACCATCTCCGGCGGGCAGTACACGGTCAGCCGCGCCTTCAACGAACGCCTGAAAAAGCGTGTCGACCAGACCGACGACGTCAGCTTCGCCCAGCTCTATCCCGTGCCACCTGCCCTGCGCGCAGAGGCGGCGCAGGGTTGA